The genome window CGGATCTGCACCACGCTCGAGCAACAAACAAACAATATCCAGATAACCAGCACCAACCGCATAGTGCAACACCGTAGCGTGGACATTCGTATCGTGCTGCGCCCGCTCCGCAGTGGCGAGACCCGGATCGCGGTGCAGGCACTCGGCCACCGCATCCCCATCCCCCAGATACGCAAACGTATAGATATCAGCAGTAGCACCCCGCGCCCACAACACATCGGCAACCGCATCGTGATTCTTAAACCGCGCCGCACAATAAGGCGAAATATCCACCAGCAACGGCGTAAAATGACAACCCCACGCATGCACATCCGCACCCCGGTCGAGCAACCATTCGACCATCGCCAGCCGACCCCGGTACGCCGCTTCCCAAAGCATCGTCCGCCCGTGCGACCCAACGCGCAACAACCAGTCTGGCCGCTCCGCCAGCACCGTCCGCACAGTCTCCAAATCCCCGCGCCCAGCAGCCGCAACACCA of Gemmatimonadota bacterium contains these proteins:
- a CDS encoding ankyrin repeat domain-containing protein produces the protein MSLLTGKVSDFLKIGVAAAGRGDLETVRTVLAERPDWLLRVGSHGRTMLWEAAYRGRLAMVEWLLDRGADVHAWGCHFTPLLVDISPYCAARFKNHDAVADVLWARGATADIYTFAYLGDGDAVAECLHRDPGLATAERAQHDTNVHATVLHYAVGAGYLDIVCLLLERGADP